The following are from one region of the Sandaracinus amylolyticus genome:
- a CDS encoding AAA family ATPase: MDETRDWILETLWSDDELVLSRGVDRTGTHLVVAAASPDVAPAFRARLERALALREHLDPDWCARPRELMRLGERPALLMDDPGGEVLSRYVGRTWDLGDFLAMAAELARAIARLHASGIVHRSLEPATVLVDVAATRAWLTGFGSASRIPQEHASPEPPQVIAGALAYMAPEQTGRVGRSIDPRSDLYSLGVMLYELLAGRLPFTASDPMEWIHCHVAREPAPLAPELAPAPVLEIVHKLLAKTAEDRYQTAGGLARDLRHCLESWRARGDIDPFPLAARDVPDRLSIPGTLYGRQREVAELTATLTRARTRGESELVLVSGYSGVGKSSVVHELHDALVAARGAFASGKFDQYKRDVPYATFAQALRTLVRQILAKSEAEMTRIRGAVRAAVGPNGALVVELVPELELVIGAQPPVPELPAHEAQHRFHRVVRRLLGALAQPDLPIAIFLDDLQWLDGATLALLEHLVLDPCAAHLLLIGAYRDNEVGPSHPLARMLERANAQGGAVREIVLGPLDVDDVAGLIADTLRWNRERAYSLASIVHEKTAGNPFFATQFLRTLEAERLVVFEAERAEWTCDVERVRASPLTENVVVLMVATLERLSEQSRQVLAQLACLGDSAVVDTLALAAGTTPNAIEDAMIEPVRAGLVVRRGSEFAFAHDRVQEAAYASVPEAARPAMHLRLGRLLLAEVPADAIRERVFDVVHHLDRGAVLLTSTDERERVAELDLVAGRRARAAAAYAAARSYLASGDALLPGDAWHRRYDLALAIRTLRAECEILCGNLDAAERLIADLLVHARSNVDRAHAYVLRIELDVLRSQNQRAVESALECLALFGIVIPAHPTEEELERGYARVWTQLDARSIACLVDLPRMTNPDVEAAMQVLAALYAPAVFTDERLAALTFGHLVELSLEHGVTGASTHGFAWFGIMLGHYSGRHADAYELGRLAHALVQRHGFAAYSAKTLFALEILSVWTRPISEALETIRAAFSAGVETGDVTVACYAGNHLVSDRLLRGDPLDAVWNDTERGIEFARRARFGDVVDILVAQQRFIAAMRGHTRSLTTFDGEGFDERAFEAALTPDRMATMVFWYWVIKGQARFLAGDAEEAARALDRARTLRWASPGHVQLLDYHLFSALTLAARGRGGADGGENAWRAEIDEHHEQLARWARSRPETFADKHALVGAEIARLEGRALDAMDLYERAVSLAHENDFGHYEGLACELASSFYASRGLDVAARAHRARARRCYERWGAIAKVQQLDDLQSREAATPTSAAPARIDLPVGQLDFGTVIEITRAVSDELVLETLVERLMTIALEHAGATRGLLVMTRDGTHHVEAEASVENGAVAVRRSRAISAAELPDSVIRYVSRTHESVVVGDAAAPGRMLDDPGLRATGARSVMCVPLVRRGRLTGVLYLENALTPHAFTAARAALLRLLASQAAISLENARLYADLRAAEAYLAEAQRISRTGSFGWDVSRGELVWSDQTYAIFGIDRETQPSLEAMLARAHPSDRERVAARLERAALEGVDWDLEHRLLLPDGTVKHAHVVAQAKRASGERLRFVGAITDITEAKRAEDRLQASIEEKDALLKEVHHRVKNNLQLISSLLSLQSAHTQSPDVAELLADSRNRVRSMALVHENLYRAGNFSKISMPTHIAKLCSHLATVYDVRSRRIALTIDIAPLHLDMDRGMSCGLVVNELVSNALKHAFPDGSSGEVHIELVRDAAGRCALSVADDGVGIPDEIDPLGTDTLGLQLVRDLTEQLGGSLVVERERGTRFVVSFDPREASERNVVR, from the coding sequence ATGGACGAGACACGCGACTGGATCCTCGAAACGCTGTGGAGCGACGACGAGCTTGTTCTCTCACGCGGCGTCGATCGCACGGGCACGCACCTCGTGGTCGCTGCCGCGTCGCCGGACGTTGCGCCCGCGTTCCGAGCGCGTCTCGAGCGCGCGCTCGCGCTCCGCGAGCACCTCGATCCCGATTGGTGCGCACGACCGCGCGAGCTCATGAGGCTCGGGGAACGTCCCGCGCTCCTGATGGACGATCCCGGTGGCGAGGTGTTGTCGCGCTACGTGGGCCGGACGTGGGACCTGGGCGACTTCCTCGCGATGGCGGCCGAGCTCGCGCGCGCAATCGCGCGTCTCCATGCAAGTGGGATCGTGCACCGGAGCCTCGAGCCGGCGACCGTGCTCGTCGACGTGGCCGCGACCCGCGCGTGGCTCACCGGGTTCGGCAGCGCCTCGCGCATTCCGCAGGAACACGCGAGCCCGGAGCCGCCACAGGTCATCGCGGGAGCGCTCGCTTACATGGCGCCGGAGCAGACCGGTCGTGTGGGCCGATCGATCGATCCGCGGAGCGACCTCTACTCGCTCGGGGTGATGCTCTACGAGCTGCTCGCGGGTCGCCTGCCGTTCACGGCGAGCGATCCGATGGAGTGGATCCACTGCCACGTCGCGCGCGAGCCGGCGCCGCTCGCGCCCGAGCTCGCGCCAGCTCCAGTGCTGGAGATCGTGCACAAGCTGCTCGCGAAGACTGCAGAGGACCGTTACCAGACGGCCGGCGGGCTCGCGCGAGATCTGCGGCACTGCCTCGAGTCCTGGCGAGCGAGGGGCGACATCGATCCGTTCCCCCTCGCGGCGCGCGACGTGCCCGATCGGCTCAGCATTCCGGGGACGCTCTACGGTCGACAGCGCGAGGTCGCGGAGCTGACCGCCACGCTCACCCGCGCACGCACGCGGGGCGAGAGCGAGCTCGTGCTCGTCTCCGGCTATTCGGGAGTGGGCAAGTCGTCGGTGGTGCACGAGCTCCACGACGCGCTCGTCGCAGCGCGCGGCGCGTTCGCGTCGGGGAAGTTCGATCAGTACAAGCGCGACGTTCCCTACGCGACGTTCGCGCAAGCGCTGCGGACGTTGGTCCGGCAGATCCTCGCGAAGAGCGAGGCGGAGATGACGCGGATCCGCGGCGCGGTGCGCGCCGCCGTAGGCCCGAACGGCGCCCTGGTCGTGGAGCTCGTGCCCGAGCTCGAGCTCGTGATCGGAGCCCAACCTCCGGTCCCCGAGCTGCCGGCCCACGAGGCGCAACACCGCTTCCACCGCGTGGTCCGGCGCCTCCTCGGCGCGCTCGCACAACCGGACCTTCCGATCGCGATCTTCCTCGACGATCTACAGTGGCTCGACGGCGCCACGCTCGCGCTTCTCGAGCACCTCGTACTAGATCCGTGCGCGGCCCATCTGCTCCTCATCGGCGCTTACCGCGACAACGAAGTCGGGCCCTCGCATCCGCTCGCCCGAATGCTCGAGCGGGCAAACGCGCAAGGCGGCGCCGTGCGCGAGATCGTGCTCGGTCCGCTGGACGTCGACGACGTCGCCGGGCTGATTGCCGATACGCTGCGCTGGAATCGTGAACGCGCGTACTCACTCGCATCGATCGTTCACGAGAAAACGGCCGGCAACCCTTTCTTCGCGACTCAGTTCCTGCGCACCCTCGAGGCCGAGCGGCTCGTCGTGTTCGAGGCAGAGCGCGCAGAGTGGACGTGCGACGTCGAGCGAGTGCGCGCGTCGCCGTTGACGGAAAATGTCGTCGTCCTCATGGTCGCGACGCTCGAGCGCCTCTCGGAGCAGTCGAGGCAGGTGCTCGCGCAGCTCGCGTGCCTCGGGGACTCCGCTGTCGTCGATACGCTCGCGCTGGCCGCGGGAACGACCCCGAACGCGATCGAAGACGCGATGATCGAGCCCGTGCGCGCCGGCCTCGTCGTCCGTCGCGGCAGCGAGTTCGCGTTCGCGCACGATCGGGTGCAAGAAGCCGCGTACGCCTCGGTGCCCGAAGCCGCGCGGCCGGCGATGCACCTGCGTCTCGGTCGGCTGCTTCTCGCGGAAGTGCCCGCCGACGCAATCCGCGAGCGCGTGTTCGATGTCGTTCACCACCTCGACCGCGGCGCCGTGCTCCTGACGAGCACGGACGAGCGCGAGCGTGTCGCGGAGCTCGATCTCGTCGCGGGACGGCGCGCCAGAGCGGCGGCTGCGTACGCGGCCGCGCGCTCGTATCTCGCGTCGGGCGACGCGCTGCTCCCAGGCGATGCGTGGCATCGGCGGTACGATCTCGCCCTCGCGATCCGCACCTTGCGTGCGGAGTGCGAGATCTTGTGCGGCAATCTCGACGCGGCCGAGCGGCTGATCGCTGATCTGCTCGTGCATGCGCGCTCGAACGTGGATCGCGCCCACGCGTATGTGCTGCGCATCGAGCTCGACGTCCTGCGATCACAGAACCAGCGCGCGGTCGAGTCGGCGCTCGAATGCCTCGCGCTCTTCGGGATCGTGATCCCCGCGCATCCCACCGAGGAGGAGCTCGAGCGCGGCTACGCGCGGGTGTGGACCCAGCTCGACGCGCGATCGATCGCCTGTCTCGTCGATCTGCCACGCATGACGAATCCCGACGTCGAGGCAGCGATGCAGGTGCTCGCCGCGCTCTACGCACCTGCAGTGTTCACCGACGAGCGCCTCGCCGCGCTCACGTTCGGGCACCTCGTCGAGCTCTCCCTCGAGCACGGCGTGACGGGCGCGTCCACTCACGGGTTCGCGTGGTTCGGCATCATGCTGGGGCACTACTCCGGCAGGCACGCCGATGCATACGAGCTCGGGCGTCTCGCGCACGCGCTCGTGCAACGCCACGGCTTCGCCGCGTACTCCGCGAAGACCCTGTTCGCGCTCGAGATCCTCAGCGTGTGGACGCGCCCGATCTCCGAGGCTCTCGAGACGATCCGCGCAGCGTTCTCGGCGGGTGTCGAGACCGGCGACGTGACGGTCGCGTGCTACGCCGGCAACCACCTCGTCTCCGATCGGCTGCTGCGCGGAGATCCTCTCGACGCGGTCTGGAACGACACCGAGCGCGGGATCGAGTTCGCGCGGCGCGCGCGCTTCGGCGACGTCGTCGACATCCTCGTTGCGCAGCAGCGCTTCATCGCCGCGATGCGAGGGCACACCCGCTCCCTCACGACGTTCGACGGCGAGGGTTTCGACGAGCGCGCGTTCGAGGCCGCGCTGACCCCCGACCGCATGGCCACGATGGTCTTCTGGTACTGGGTGATCAAGGGTCAGGCCCGCTTCCTCGCAGGAGACGCCGAGGAGGCCGCCCGCGCACTCGACCGGGCGCGCACTCTCCGCTGGGCCTCACCCGGTCACGTACAGCTCCTCGACTACCATCTCTTCTCGGCGCTCACCCTCGCGGCGCGCGGGCGGGGCGGAGCCGATGGCGGCGAGAATGCCTGGCGCGCCGAGATCGACGAGCATCACGAGCAGCTCGCGCGGTGGGCGCGCAGCCGGCCCGAGACGTTCGCCGACAAGCACGCGCTGGTCGGCGCCGAGATCGCGCGCCTGGAGGGACGCGCGCTGGACGCAATGGACCTCTACGAGCGCGCCGTGTCGCTCGCGCACGAGAACGACTTCGGGCACTACGAAGGGCTCGCGTGCGAGCTCGCGTCGAGCTTCTATGCCTCGCGCGGGCTCGACGTCGCGGCCCGCGCCCACCGCGCGCGCGCGCGCCGGTGTTATGAGCGCTGGGGCGCGATCGCAAAGGTTCAGCAGCTCGATGATCTGCAGTCGCGCGAGGCCGCGACACCTACGAGTGCCGCGCCCGCGCGGATCGATCTGCCGGTCGGGCAGCTCGACTTCGGCACCGTCATCGAGATCACGCGGGCAGTGTCCGACGAACTGGTGCTCGAGACTCTGGTCGAGAGGCTGATGACGATCGCGCTCGAGCACGCGGGCGCGACGCGGGGGCTCCTCGTCATGACGCGCGACGGCACTCACCACGTCGAGGCAGAAGCGTCGGTCGAGAACGGTGCGGTGGCGGTGCGGAGGTCTCGGGCCATCAGCGCGGCCGAGCTTCCCGACTCGGTGATCCGCTACGTCTCGCGCACCCACGAGAGCGTCGTCGTGGGCGATGCGGCGGCGCCAGGCCGGATGCTCGACGATCCCGGGCTACGCGCGACGGGAGCGCGCTCGGTGATGTGCGTGCCCCTGGTCCGGCGCGGTCGCCTCACGGGTGTCCTCTATCTCGAGAACGCCCTCACCCCGCACGCGTTCACCGCGGCGCGCGCGGCGCTCCTCCGCTTGCTCGCGTCTCAGGCCGCGATCTCGCTCGAGAATGCGCGGCTCTACGCAGACCTGCGCGCTGCCGAGGCGTATCTCGCGGAGGCTCAGCGCATCAGTCGGACGGGGAGCTTCGGTTGGGACGTCTCGCGAGGAGAGCTCGTGTGGTCCGATCAGACCTACGCGATCTTCGGCATCGATCGCGAGACGCAACCAAGCCTCGAGGCGATGCTCGCGCGCGCGCACCCGAGCGATCGCGAGCGGGTGGCGGCGCGGCTCGAGCGCGCTGCGCTCGAAGGCGTCGACTGGGACCTCGAGCACCGACTGTTGCTGCCCGACGGCACCGTTAAGCACGCGCACGTCGTGGCTCAGGCGAAGCGCGCGAGTGGCGAGCGCCTGAGGTTCGTCGGCGCGATCACCGATATCACCGAGGCCAAACGCGCTGAGGACCGATTGCAGGCGTCGATCGAAGAGAAGGACGCGCTGCTCAAGGAAGTGCACCACCGCGTGAAGAACAACCTCCAGCTCATCAGCAGCCTGCTCAGCTTGCAGTCAGCGCACACGCAGTCGCCCGACGTGGCCGAGCTCCTCGCCGACAGCCGGAACCGGGTGCGCTCGATGGCCCTGGTGCACGAGAACCTCTATCGCGCGGGGAACTTCTCGAAGATCTCGATGCCGACGCACATCGCGAAGCTCTGCTCGCATCTTGCGACGGTCTACGACGTGCGGTCGCGACGGATAGCGCTCACGATCGACATCGCGCCTCTCCACCTCGACATGGACCGCGGCATGTCGTGCGGGCTCGTCGTCAACGAGCTGGTGTCGAACGCGCTCAAGCACGCCTTCCCCGACGGCAGCAGCGGCGAGGTGCACATCGAGCTCGTGCGCGATGCTGCTGGCCGTTGTGCACTCTCGGTCGCCGACGACGGGGTCGGGATCCCTGACGAGATCGATCCGCTGGGCACCGACACGCTCGGGCTCCAGCTGGTGCGAGATCTGACGGAGCAGCTCGGGGGATCGCTGGTGGTCGAGCGGGAGCGCGGGACGCGCTTCGTCGTGTCGTTTGATCCGCGGGAGGCCTCCGAGAGGAACGTGGTGCGATGA